The Marinilongibacter aquaticus genome has a window encoding:
- a CDS encoding uracil-DNA glycosylase family protein, with protein MQELLQDIQACRICQSHLPLGPRPVLQVSKKSRIVIIGQAPGLKVHQTGIPWDDKSGDRLREWLGVSKKEFYNPEIFALIPMGFCYPGRGKSGDLPPRPECQAAWHDKIWQWMEGVRLTVLVGQYAQKAYLHESKSTLTETVKSAHEYLPRYFPLPHPSPRNNIWQAKNPWFTDEILPLFLQGVANLL; from the coding sequence TTGCAAGAGTTACTTCAAGATATCCAAGCCTGCCGAATTTGCCAAAGCCATTTGCCTTTGGGCCCACGGCCGGTTTTGCAAGTTTCGAAGAAAAGCCGAATCGTGATCATAGGCCAAGCACCCGGCCTCAAAGTCCATCAAACCGGTATCCCTTGGGATGACAAAAGTGGCGATAGGCTGCGGGAATGGCTGGGAGTTTCCAAAAAGGAATTTTACAATCCCGAAATTTTTGCCCTCATCCCCATGGGCTTTTGCTATCCGGGAAGAGGCAAGAGCGGTGATTTACCGCCTCGGCCTGAATGCCAAGCAGCCTGGCATGATAAAATTTGGCAGTGGATGGAGGGTGTTCGACTGACTGTGCTCGTTGGGCAATATGCACAAAAGGCCTATCTCCATGAAAGCAAAAGTACATTGACAGAGACCGTGAAATCTGCCCACGAATATCTGCCCCGATACTTCCCCCTTCCCCACCCCTCTCCGCGAAACAATATTTGGCAAGCGAAAAACCCTTGGTTCACTGATGAAATTTTGCCTTTGTTTTTGCAGGGCGTGGCAAACCTACTTTAA
- a CDS encoding DUF6973 domain-containing protein has product MKKQICFYFLLSLSMLLSCNRQDVQPFENQSVQGQGFFKELRVNLTDGLTQGILNQTPEEFIIELWRTPIMTRGAGETGELGVSYETLIRFFENRRQNYPEFDLEKEEVKRFGILKNDFPDINTKREAIEMSGVILEFYEMRLRQDLKSALPDLRKVGSNERGVAAILELQANSMEVNYLAMHPIAGSCMKGGADDAIELTKKKFGSGVNQEANDKINAYKHTIWNMCSAGRMMNSGMPKSDAIGKTRDFATCHEMEYKGNSNGLKPSALPGALMVLHANWGLKMGNDTAMDLSNNAIGRSLIDDQAKLKLFGGYKNTDKNSIESTLASKVGSSSTYRKSNDIINVFHAGHWDDLASNRFGGVSTSLYIID; this is encoded by the coding sequence ATGAAAAAACAAATCTGCTTTTACTTTCTATTATCACTTTCAATGCTTTTGAGTTGTAATAGACAAGATGTACAGCCTTTTGAAAATCAATCAGTTCAGGGCCAAGGCTTTTTCAAAGAACTAAGAGTGAATCTTACGGATGGTTTAACTCAAGGAATTCTTAATCAGACTCCAGAAGAGTTCATTATTGAACTTTGGCGTACTCCAATTATGACGAGAGGGGCTGGAGAAACGGGCGAATTGGGAGTAAGTTATGAAACCTTAATTCGTTTCTTTGAGAATAGGCGGCAAAATTATCCTGAATTTGATCTTGAAAAGGAAGAAGTTAAAAGGTTTGGGATTTTGAAGAATGATTTTCCTGATATAAATACGAAAAGGGAAGCCATAGAAATGTCCGGAGTAATATTGGAATTTTATGAAATGAGGCTACGTCAAGATTTAAAAAGTGCTTTGCCGGATTTAAGAAAGGTTGGATCAAATGAGAGAGGGGTTGCAGCAATTTTGGAATTGCAGGCAAATTCAATGGAAGTCAATTATTTGGCAATGCATCCTATTGCGGGAAGTTGTATGAAGGGTGGAGCAGATGATGCTATTGAATTGACTAAGAAAAAATTTGGATCAGGGGTGAATCAAGAAGCTAATGATAAGATAAATGCTTATAAGCATACGATATGGAATATGTGTTCGGCCGGAAGAATGATGAATTCGGGCATGCCCAAAAGTGATGCAATAGGTAAAACTCGAGATTTTGCTACATGCCATGAAATGGAGTATAAGGGTAATTCTAATGGTTTGAAGCCATCGGCTCTTCCAGGAGCATTAATGGTTTTGCATGCCAACTGGGGGTTGAAAATGGGGAATGACACCGCGATGGATTTGTCTAACAATGCAATAGGGCGAAGTTTGATTGACGATCAAGCCAAATTGAAATTGTTTGGCGGATATAAAAATACAGACAAGAATTCAATAGAAAGCACCTTAGCTAGTAAGGTTGGTTCTTCTTCTACATACAGGAAGAGTAACGATATAATTAATGTATTTCATGCAGGCCATTGGGACGATTTGGCTAGTAATAGGTTCGGTGGAGTGAGTACTTCTCTTTATATCATTGACTGA
- a CDS encoding sulfatase family protein, with translation MKKLLLMCSGLVLLFACQPKKEKRPNILFIMSDDHAYQAISAYDSSLIRTPNIDRLANEGMLFTNASVTNSLCAPSRAVILTGKHSHINGKIDNNFSFDTTQMTFPQILQKNGYQTAMFGKLHFGNNPKGFDEFQILPGQGHYYNPDFITKKEGKKTIQGYVTDIITDMTLNWLQKERDEEKPFFMAYLHKAPHREWLPDEKHFKDYISKTFPEPSTLFDDYEGRGTAAKTAEMNILKHMNWAGDSKIAPEVMDELGIPETAGWDKNAYNSNLGRMNPEQRAAWDAVYGPMNEEFKKIYPGMSEEDKMHWRYQRYMQDYLACIASVDDGVGRVLDYLEKSGLAENTIVIYTSDQGFYLGEHGWFDKRFAYNESFKTPLLVRWPGVIAPGSKNTKMVQNLDYAQTFLAAAGIEAPSDMQGENLIPLFKGEDDKFTRDAVYYHYYEYPGIHMAKRHYAIVSEEYKLIHFYYDVDEWELYDRKKDPQELHNVYNDPAYADVAADMKARLVEMRKKYKDSDELDQMYIEKYKERGLIKEGK, from the coding sequence ATGAAAAAACTACTTTTAATGTGCAGCGGGCTTGTTCTGCTGTTTGCATGTCAACCCAAAAAGGAAAAAAGACCGAATATTCTTTTCATTATGTCCGATGATCATGCCTATCAGGCTATATCGGCTTATGACAGCTCGCTTATTCGCACCCCGAATATCGACAGACTGGCCAATGAAGGAATGCTTTTCACCAATGCTTCGGTAACCAATTCGCTCTGTGCCCCTTCCAGAGCAGTTATCTTGACCGGAAAGCACAGCCACATCAACGGAAAAATTGACAACAATTTCAGTTTCGACACCACGCAAATGACTTTCCCGCAAATTCTACAAAAGAATGGCTATCAAACTGCCATGTTCGGGAAATTGCATTTCGGAAACAATCCGAAAGGTTTTGACGAGTTCCAAATCTTGCCCGGTCAAGGACATTATTACAATCCCGATTTCATTACAAAAAAAGAGGGCAAAAAGACCATTCAGGGCTATGTTACGGATATTATCACCGACATGACCCTCAACTGGCTTCAGAAAGAAAGAGACGAAGAGAAGCCTTTCTTTATGGCCTATTTGCACAAAGCACCGCACCGCGAATGGCTACCTGATGAAAAACACTTCAAAGATTACATTAGCAAAACTTTCCCAGAACCATCCACCCTTTTCGACGACTACGAAGGAAGGGGCACTGCGGCCAAAACTGCCGAAATGAACATTTTGAAGCACATGAACTGGGCCGGTGATTCCAAGATAGCTCCAGAAGTAATGGACGAATTGGGCATTCCCGAAACAGCGGGTTGGGACAAAAACGCATACAATTCGAATTTGGGAAGAATGAACCCCGAACAAAGAGCGGCTTGGGATGCGGTTTACGGTCCAATGAATGAAGAGTTCAAGAAGATATATCCGGGCATGAGCGAAGAAGACAAAATGCACTGGCGTTATCAGCGTTACATGCAAGATTACCTTGCCTGTATTGCTTCTGTTGATGATGGCGTGGGCCGTGTGTTGGATTACCTCGAGAAAAGCGGTTTGGCCGAAAACACAATCGTGATTTATACTTCAGACCAAGGCTTCTATCTGGGCGAACACGGATGGTTCGACAAGCGTTTTGCGTACAACGAATCTTTCAAAACGCCTTTACTTGTAAGGTGGCCAGGCGTGATCGCTCCGGGATCGAAAAACACGAAAATGGTTCAAAACCTCGATTATGCACAAACATTCTTGGCCGCTGCCGGAATAGAGGCTCCGAGTGATATGCAGGGCGAAAACCTCATCCCGCTTTTCAAAGGAGAAGACGACAAGTTTACACGCGATGCCGTGTACTACCATTATTATGAATATCCGGGCATTCACATGGCCAAAAGGCACTACGCTATCGTAAGCGAAGAGTACAAGCTCATCCATTTTTATTATGATGTGGACGAGTGGGAATTGTACGACCGTAAAAAAGACCCTCAAGAACTTCACAATGTGTACAATGACCCTGCTTACGCCGATGTGGCCGCAGACATGAAAGCAAGATTGGTGGAAATGCGAAAAAAATACAAAGATTCAGACGAGTTGGATCAAATGTATATCGAAAAATACAAAGAAAGAGGACTGATCAAAGAAGGGAAATAA
- a CDS encoding SulP family inorganic anion transporter, which yields MIEKITKNLANNLFAGFVVSVVAMPLGLSLAIASGVPAIAGVITSIVGGIVVSLFGGGYVSISGAAYGLVVVVLAAVNRMGDGDPYEGYLYTLAAIIISGLIILLLSFVNLGKLANFFPSSAIQGMLAAIGIILISKQIHILLGSLHVKGNTIELLKAIPHSFLEFVRNPEQRPAGWVGILSLLIMFFYSNIRNKYFQLAPAPMWIVLLSVLMANIFANSSMFDNPISSEYFVQISKDALTALPSPKFGKMLEPQFILLVFTITILASIESLLAIKAVDKLDPQNRKSNINKDLRALGLATIVSGFLGGLNVVTKISVSSVNVNNKATNRSSNFFHAVFLIILIWVFHDEFQKITYPALAAILVYTGYKLAKPKLISEIREIGGEQLIIFVVTVVATLFTDLIVGILIGIFTTFLVHMYLTKSPLLFFRNMGRNNVELTLERDGKKRATVKYFASFVNFFRLKRVLDEIEPTDRVVVDFLQCGFVDHTVMENLWDYEQVFDKNGGEFEVIGLDLHSAESAHPFALRRALKYVPFVNTADTQTRRQEELGKFMNSLAWNFSTEHDYHMFFLRDFSYFKTRQVDHLYNIGQDKKKIFKLFDIEYSEGAFILEEQLHATMLYISTRKRVPAFTLDKGDLFERMQYLSDYKEIKLRSFRDFAKRFTLRGGKILGIRRFFTDEMILFFESNNYYHIESNGKGGILIMDKERHSGVGEIKAMVDFGIRLEELINKKV from the coding sequence TTGATAGAAAAAATAACAAAAAACCTAGCTAACAATTTGTTCGCTGGTTTTGTGGTCTCCGTTGTCGCTATGCCTTTGGGTTTGAGTTTGGCCATAGCCTCGGGAGTGCCGGCTATAGCAGGAGTGATTACCTCCATTGTTGGGGGGATCGTGGTGTCTTTGTTTGGCGGAGGGTATGTGTCAATCTCTGGTGCAGCCTATGGATTGGTGGTTGTGGTGTTGGCTGCGGTAAACCGAATGGGAGACGGCGACCCGTACGAAGGGTATTTGTACACTTTGGCCGCAATAATAATTTCGGGCTTAATTATTTTGCTTTTGTCCTTTGTGAACTTGGGTAAATTGGCCAATTTTTTCCCTTCGTCCGCTATACAAGGGATGTTGGCGGCTATTGGTATTATATTGATTTCGAAGCAGATACATATACTTTTGGGTAGTTTACATGTCAAAGGCAATACCATTGAGCTCTTGAAAGCCATTCCGCATTCTTTTCTCGAGTTTGTCAGAAATCCAGAGCAAAGACCAGCAGGCTGGGTAGGTATTTTGAGCTTGTTGATCATGTTTTTCTACTCGAATATTCGAAACAAATACTTTCAATTGGCTCCCGCACCGATGTGGATTGTGTTGCTGTCGGTATTGATGGCCAATATTTTTGCCAATTCTTCGATGTTCGACAACCCGATTTCTTCGGAGTATTTTGTGCAGATATCGAAAGATGCCCTGACAGCACTTCCAAGTCCGAAATTTGGGAAAATGCTCGAACCCCAGTTTATTTTGTTGGTTTTCACCATTACCATTTTGGCCTCGATCGAATCTTTATTGGCCATTAAGGCTGTCGATAAACTGGATCCGCAAAACAGGAAATCCAACATCAACAAGGATTTGAGAGCCCTGGGTTTGGCTACGATCGTTTCGGGTTTTTTGGGTGGCTTGAATGTCGTGACAAAGATTTCGGTAAGTTCGGTGAATGTAAACAACAAGGCTACAAACCGCAGCTCGAATTTCTTTCATGCTGTGTTTTTGATCATTCTCATTTGGGTTTTTCACGATGAATTTCAAAAAATTACCTATCCCGCTCTGGCGGCTATATTGGTGTACACGGGGTACAAATTGGCCAAGCCTAAACTGATATCCGAAATTCGGGAAATCGGGGGAGAGCAGCTTATCATCTTTGTGGTGACGGTGGTGGCCACTTTGTTTACCGACCTCATTGTGGGTATTTTGATTGGTATATTTACCACTTTTTTGGTGCACATGTATTTGACGAAAAGCCCGCTTCTCTTTTTTCGAAACATGGGCCGAAACAATGTGGAATTGACATTGGAACGGGATGGGAAGAAAAGGGCAACCGTAAAGTATTTTGCGTCTTTTGTGAATTTTTTCCGCTTGAAAAGAGTGTTGGATGAGATTGAGCCAACAGACCGCGTGGTGGTTGATTTTCTTCAATGCGGCTTTGTCGATCATACAGTTATGGAAAACCTTTGGGATTATGAGCAGGTTTTCGATAAAAATGGTGGCGAGTTTGAAGTGATCGGTTTGGATTTGCACAGTGCCGAATCGGCTCACCCTTTTGCTTTGCGTCGAGCTTTGAAATACGTGCCGTTCGTGAATACCGCGGATACGCAAACCCGCCGTCAGGAAGAATTGGGCAAGTTCATGAATAGCCTGGCTTGGAATTTTTCCACCGAGCACGATTATCACATGTTCTTCTTGCGTGATTTCAGCTATTTCAAAACGCGTCAGGTCGATCACCTGTACAATATCGGGCAGGATAAGAAGAAGATTTTCAAATTGTTCGATATCGAGTATTCCGAAGGGGCCTTCATTTTAGAAGAACAGTTGCATGCCACAATGCTTTACATCAGCACACGTAAACGTGTGCCCGCGTTTACGCTCGACAAAGGCGATCTTTTCGAACGCATGCAGTATTTGAGCGATTACAAAGAGATCAAGCTGCGTTCGTTCCGTGATTTCGCCAAACGGTTCACTTTGCGTGGAGGGAAAATTCTGGGTATCCGACGTTTCTTTACCGATGAAATGATTCTGTTTTTTGAGAGTAATAATTATTATCACATCGAATCGAACGGAAAGGGCGGAATTTTGATTATGGATAAGGAGCGGCACAGTGGCGTGGGCGAAATAAAGGCTATGGTCGATTTTGGGATCCGCTTGGAAGAATTGATAAACAAAAAAGTATAA